A genomic segment from bacterium encodes:
- a CDS encoding NAD(P)/FAD-dependent oxidoreductase yields MNRQFDLVVLGTGGAGSVAAHQCRRAGWEVAVIDSRPFGGTCALRGCDPKKVLVGVADIMDWLRRMQDYGSSSSELRLQWQDLMRFKRTFTDSVPENREQSFTRAGIAAFHGPARFVDATTVQVGAETLKARHILVATGARPAPLHFPGEELVTVSDDFLELEKLPARIVFIGGGYISFEFAHIVARAGVKPTILHRGPRPLVRFDPDLVDRLVSASREVGIDVQLDTQVEGIESITSGLIVATSIKGHKRKFETDLVVHGGGRVPNIDSLDLQAAGVRYDPRGVIVNEFFQSVSNPVVYATGDCANSGPPLTPVAGRESKIAAENMLKGNHATLDYTGVSSVVFTIPPLASVGLQEDEARKQDLDFEVKQADTAGWYSSRRVNEKHSAYKVLVEKNSGRILGAHLLGNHTDELINLFALAIRFDLRSDDLKDLMYAYPTHGSNIPYMV; encoded by the coding sequence ATGAACAGACAGTTTGATCTTGTTGTTTTGGGCACGGGCGGGGCCGGATCAGTGGCGGCCCATCAATGCAGGCGGGCCGGGTGGGAGGTAGCAGTCATTGATTCAAGGCCGTTTGGCGGCACCTGCGCTTTGCGCGGGTGCGATCCCAAAAAGGTCCTTGTTGGTGTTGCGGACATCATGGACTGGCTGCGCCGGATGCAGGACTATGGCAGCTCATCTTCCGAATTGCGCCTTCAATGGCAGGATCTCATGCGATTCAAACGGACTTTTACCGATTCGGTACCGGAGAACCGCGAACAGAGTTTTACCAGAGCAGGCATCGCTGCGTTTCATGGTCCAGCGCGTTTTGTCGATGCCACGACCGTTCAGGTTGGCGCCGAAACTTTGAAAGCTCGTCACATCTTGGTCGCGACGGGCGCCAGGCCCGCGCCTCTCCATTTCCCCGGCGAAGAGCTTGTGACAGTGAGCGATGATTTTTTAGAATTGGAGAAGTTGCCCGCCCGGATTGTGTTTATCGGTGGCGGCTACATTTCGTTTGAGTTTGCTCATATCGTGGCAAGAGCCGGTGTAAAACCAACGATCCTCCACCGTGGTCCCCGCCCTCTTGTCCGATTTGATCCTGATCTTGTCGATCGCCTGGTGTCGGCTTCTCGCGAAGTGGGTATTGATGTACAACTGGATACGCAAGTTGAAGGGATTGAATCTATCACATCAGGTCTGATCGTGGCCACATCAATCAAAGGCCACAAGCGTAAATTCGAAACTGACCTTGTCGTACATGGCGGTGGGCGTGTTCCGAATATTGATTCTCTCGACCTGCAAGCAGCAGGTGTTCGTTACGATCCTCGCGGCGTTATTGTAAACGAGTTTTTCCAGAGCGTTTCCAATCCGGTTGTTTATGCAACCGGTGACTGTGCCAATAGCGGACCTCCCTTGACTCCGGTTGCGGGCAGGGAAAGTAAAATTGCAGCCGAGAACATGCTAAAAGGGAATCATGCGACACTGGATTATACGGGAGTATCTTCCGTCGTATTCACCATACCGCCTCTGGCGTCGGTCGGCTTGCAAGAGGATGAGGCCCGGAAACAAGACTTGGACTTTGAAGTCAAACAGGCAGACACTGCCGGATGGTATTCGTCTCGCCGTGTCAATGAGAAACATTCCGCCTACAAGGTTTTAGTGGAGAAGAATTCGGGTCGGATTCTTGGTGCTCATTTGCTGGGAAATCATACCGATGAATTGATCAACCTGTTTGCCCTGGCAATCCGGTTTGATCTTCGTTCTGACGATTTGAAAGATCTGATGTATGCCTATCCCACTCATGGTTCAAACATTCCGTATATGGTCTAG
- a CDS encoding trypsin-like peptidase domain-containing protein: protein MEYSHNHRQQRASFHAIFICFLFVFLSVHTSWSHSVQALPQQKAVPSLMELSGSLELLAEKVSPAVVQIFVTGYDFDSPDGSRSASLLTRQRISGSGVILDNLGHIVTNAHVVQGARRIQVLAAAFSENQCPGLSIVKAKGKLVLATIVGVDQETDLAVLKIEGIGFPFLPLGDSDSLKAGQLVLAFGSPLGLENSVTMGVVSAVGRQLVPEGPMIYVQTDASINPGNSGGPLINMAGQVVGINTAILSQSGGNEGVGFAAPSNIVRNVFEQILKTGRVQRGEIGVFVQTATPTLAYGLHLFRDWGVVVADVTPHSPASMVGLRVGDLILELDGKVLENGRQFDVNLYRRAFGEIVTLEVLRGSERMSFQVPVVERPDDSERLTAMISPENNLVPALGIFAIDLNERTMQLLPSLREGSGIVVAAKAADAPYFAEELQSGDVIHSINGESVKNVEQLRTILEGLQTSHPVVLQVERFGQLRFVSFELE from the coding sequence ATGGAATATTCTCACAACCACAGACAGCAGAGGGCGTCGTTTCACGCAATCTTCATTTGTTTTCTCTTTGTCTTTCTAAGCGTCCACACGTCTTGGTCACATTCAGTTCAGGCGCTACCGCAGCAAAAGGCAGTTCCATCCTTAATGGAGCTTAGCGGGTCTCTGGAGCTTCTAGCCGAAAAAGTCAGTCCGGCAGTGGTACAAATTTTTGTTACAGGATATGACTTCGACTCCCCGGATGGCTCACGAAGTGCAAGTTTACTGACAAGACAGCGCATCAGCGGTTCGGGTGTAATTCTCGATAACCTTGGTCATATCGTAACGAATGCACATGTCGTGCAGGGAGCACGCCGTATTCAGGTACTGGCCGCTGCGTTTTCCGAAAATCAATGCCCCGGGCTTTCCATTGTGAAAGCAAAAGGGAAATTGGTGCTTGCGACAATCGTAGGAGTGGATCAAGAGACGGATCTGGCAGTTTTGAAGATTGAAGGGATCGGGTTCCCTTTCTTGCCGCTTGGCGATTCGGATTCGTTGAAAGCGGGTCAACTGGTGCTGGCTTTTGGCAGCCCACTTGGATTGGAAAACTCCGTCACCATGGGAGTAGTGAGTGCTGTCGGACGACAGCTCGTGCCGGAAGGCCCCATGATCTATGTTCAGACCGATGCTTCCATCAATCCGGGAAACAGCGGTGGACCACTCATCAACATGGCCGGTCAAGTTGTTGGAATCAATACAGCCATCCTGAGTCAATCAGGCGGAAACGAAGGAGTCGGATTTGCCGCCCCCAGTAACATCGTCCGGAATGTTTTCGAACAGATCCTTAAGACCGGCCGCGTCCAGCGTGGCGAAATTGGAGTATTTGTTCAAACCGCTACCCCTACTCTGGCATACGGTCTCCACTTGTTTCGCGATTGGGGTGTAGTTGTTGCGGACGTAACTCCCCATAGCCCTGCAAGTATGGTTGGGCTCAGAGTGGGAGATCTAATATTGGAATTAGACGGTAAAGTGCTCGAAAACGGACGTCAATTCGATGTGAATCTCTACCGGCGAGCGTTCGGTGAAATCGTGACACTCGAAGTGCTGCGTGGTTCCGAAAGAATGTCTTTTCAGGTCCCGGTCGTGGAGCGTCCCGATGATTCCGAACGTCTTACCGCAATGATCAGTCCTGAAAACAACCTTGTCCCGGCTCTTGGTATTTTTGCAATTGACCTGAATGAACGAACAATGCAACTGCTTCCCTCTTTGCGGGAAGGTTCTGGAATCGTAGTTGCGGCAAAGGCCGCCGATGCGCCGTACTTCGCCGAAGAACTACAGTCAGGTGATGTAATCCATTCCATCAACGGAGAGTCAGTAAAGAATGTGGAACAGCTCCGTACCATTCTGGAGGGGTTGCAAACAAGTCATCCGGTAGTTCTTCAGGTAGAACGTTTCGGCCAACTGAGATTCGTGTCTTTTGAGCTGGAATAG